The Chlorobaculum sp. MV4-Y genome contains the following window.
TCGGAATCACGGGGCAGCCGAGCAGCGACGAGAGCCGCGCCGGATCGACCGAAATGCCGCGCTCTTCCGCCGAATCGACCATGTTGAGCGCCACCACCACCGGCACGCCCATCTCCAGAAGGCGGCTGGTGAGATAAAGATTGCGGTCGGGGTTGGAGGCATCGACGATGTTGACGACAAGACCCGCCTCTCCGGAGAGGATGTAGCTCCGCGCCACCTCTTCGTCCTGCGAAAGCGACGAGAGCGAGTAGATACCCGGCAGATCGACCAGCTCGTACTCTTGGCCATCGTGGCGAAAGCGTCCGCTCTTTTTATCGACCGTCACGCCCGGCCAGTTACCGACCCGCTGGTTTAATCCGGTCAGGGCGTTGAAAATCGTCGTCTTGCCGCAGTTGGGATTACCCACCACGGCTACGATCCGCTTGAGCGGCGAGGCTGGAACCTTCGCGCTCACCCGTTTTTCCTGTACAGACGCTTCCATCAGCGCACCTCCTCGACCGTGATGTTCTCTATATCGGACTTGCGTAGCGACAACCGGTAGCAGCGAACAGTCATCTCGACCGGATCACCCAACGGCGCGACGCCCTCGATCCGCACGACCTCGCCGACCAGCATCCCCATCTCGGCCAGCCGCTTCCGCAGCCCGCCCGACGACGGCATGGCGACAATCCGCGCGGACTGGCCCTTTTTCAGTTCAGACAGTTTCATGATGCAACCCTCCTGACCATGATGCGCATGGCAACGCCCCGGTCGATAGCCACCCTGCTGTCGTGCACCCGAACCAAGAGGGGCATCCCCGGACTGTTTTCGATGATTTCAATGGTCTGGCCGACGGAAAACCCCATCTCGGCCAGACGTTTTCCATTTTCGCGGCCATGTGCGTGATGATGACGACCATGACCGTGCTCGCACCCGCCACCAGCACGGAGGTTGACGATCTCGCCAACTTCCCCTTTGCCAAGCATTCCTAACGGAGCCATAACCACCCCTCCGCTCAGAAACGCATCGTGATGCCCGCCAGCCAGGCGGTGTCGGTCTCGGCATCGTTCAGTCCGCCTCGGACTCCGAAGTCGAGATCGACATCCTTGGAAACACTATAGATGAGACCGCCGAGAAGGTAGGCTGGATGGTTGTCGGCATCCCGCTCCTCATTGGTCTCAACACCGATGTCAGCTACCGCCATCAACCTTTCGGCCACCTCGACCTCCCCGGCCAGCGAGGCACGCCAGACACTCTTCCGGTTGACCGCCCGATCCTCGTCAATAGCGTAGTCGTTGTACTCGTAACCGAGGTTCAGGTGCAGCGCCCCATGTTCAAGAGTGTGCGTGGCGATCAGTGTCACATCGCCGCACACCCGGCCATTGCCGAGTCCCTTCGCCTCATCGCCAGTCGGCAGTGAAATGCCCGGCTTCAACGCCAAGCTCGTCCGCTGGTCCGCGCTCTCAAAAAAGCGCCACTTGAGCTGAAGCGACAGGTCACCGATACCGTTCTCATCGGCAACGGCCACGCCATTTTCCCACACCTTCGACCAGCTCAACGGCACACCCGCCACGAGGTCAATGGTGTCGGAAAGACCATATGAGAGCGTGGTAGCAAGCTCCCACCCTTTTTCGCGCATGGAGACACCATCGGCCGATTCGCGATCGCGAGCGTACTCCATTCCTGCTTCGATCTGGAACTTCCCGGCTCCCTGCGTTCCGGTATCGTCGGTTTCGAGCGGCATCGCCGCAAAAGTTGGGACAGAGCACAACATGCCCGCGAGAGCGAGTGAAAAAACTTTGGAAAATGAGAGGTTCATCGGGTTGAAATTTTATGGTTAAACGGAACAAATGCTTGATCGAACTCAATGAACATAATTTTTATTTAGATTAATTACAAATAAGAGACAAAAAAAGACCCCAGCAAAAAGCAGGCGATCAAGAAGAATTATTCCTCATCAGGAACTATCAAGGTCATTTCAGGCTTGATGAGGTACTATTCCAAAAAGCAAAGTCAAACACAACAGAACAAGAACAAGAACAAAAGGAACGCTAAACCATGTCACCACAATTTGATGACGACTTGTATTATGACATCTCCATGCCACTGCTTGGGGACGATTTTCCGGAACTGAAGGTTCAGACGACGCATGGCCCGATGAACATTCCGGGAGATCTGAAGGGGTCGTGGTTCGTGCTTTTCAGCCACCCGGCGGACTACACGCCAGTTTGCACGACCGAGTTCGTCGCCTTCCAGCAGCGGGCGGAGGAGTTCGAAAAGATCGGCTGCAAGCTCATCGGCATGAGCGTCGATCAGGTCTTCTCGCACATCAAGTGGGTCGAGTGGATCAAGGAGAATCTCGATGTCGAGATCACCTTCCCCGTCGTGGCCGCCAACGACCGCATCGCCAACCAGCTCGGAATGCTGCATCCCGGCAAGGGAGCCAACACCGTGCGGGCGGTTTTCGTCGGCGACCCCGAAGGCAAGGTGCGCCTCGTGCTCTACTACCCGCAGGAGATCGGGCGCAACATTGACGAGATCGTGCGCGCCGTCAAGGCCCTGCAGATTTCCGACAGGGAAAAAGTCGCCATGCCTGCCGACTGGCCGAACAACTCGCTTATCAAAAACCGCGTGATTGTGCCACCGGCCACCAACGTCAAGGACGCTAAAAAGCGCAAGGATCAGTACGACTGCTATGACTGGTGGTTCTGCCACAAGCCGCTCGACAAGTGAGCCGCTGACACCTGACAAAAAAAGCCCCGGAACTGTAAGATGATCGGTTTCGGGGCTTTTTTGTTTTAATTCGAATGATTTCAGCGATCCACGCTCCGGTTATTTCCGGGCGATCAGCCTCCCCCGCCCGACCTTTCCCGCCGCCGAGGCGTCGCGCCAGAGGGTGATGCCCTGCTCGACTGCGTCGTACATCTCCTTTCCATAGTTATCGATAATCGCCTGGCGGAAGTCGTTTTGCACCATGTCGAGATAACCCTGAACGTAAGTGGCGAAATCGGGCGTGAGGTCTTCCTTTTCGACCACCGTCAACCCAGCCTGTTCGGTGAGCGCGGCGTATCCATCGAGCGTCTCCATGTACGGGAACACCATAAAGGTGTTGAGCGCCATCACTTCCTCCTCCGTCATCGGCCCGGATTCCAGCCAGTCGGTAAAGGCGAGCACGCCGCCCGGTTTCAACACGCGGGCGCACTCCTCGATGAGCCGCTGCTTGTCGGTGATGTAGCACCACGCATCCTGCCCCCACACCACGTCGAAGGTGCCCGCCGGGAACGGCATGTCGAGCGCGTTGCCGAGCACGTAATTGATTTTATCCGACAGGCCCTCCGCTTTTGTACGGCGGTTGGCCTCTTCATCCATCCGGCGGGTGGCGTCGAGGCCAGTGACGCGGCAGCCGTAGTTGCGGGCAAGGTAACGAGCCGGACCGCCAAGCGCGCTGCACACGTCGAGCAGATGCGTCTGTTCCGTAACTCCGGCTTTGTTGGCAAGTACGTCGGTTTCCGATTCCGCGCCGACGTGAATCTGCTCGCCCATGAGCATCTCCCACAGGATGCCGCCCGCGCCGTCGTAAACTTCGCTGACGTTTCCGATCGTGACATCGAGTTTGTGCTTCGCCATAGAATCCTCTCTTTTGATTGGTTGAAGTTACGCTTGTGTTTGCACCGTCCGGATCAGCCAGCACTTCGGGTCAAGGCCGTCCGCGTCGCCGCTGTAGTAGTACGCGCTGGCCCGGCAGCCCCAGCAGTGAGCGTTGTTGACGCAGTCGTTGCAGGGCGTGGGCAGGTTCTGCACGTCGTGCAGCTCCGCGTGGACGAGCGTGTCGAGGTGCCGGGCGATGATTTCTCGGAAGGGCGTTTCGCGGATGTTGGCTATCCCTTCGCGGATCACCGAGCACGGCGTCACATCACCGTTGAAGGTCACCGTTGCCATCGTGCCGCAGTAATATTTGTCGGTGTCCATCGCCGCGATGGAGATGTTGTCGTCGCCGTAATTGATGCGATCGCGCTCCGTATAGACCCGCTGCACCTCGTCGAGGCCCGGCTCGAACGCCCGCCACTCCGCACCCATTCCAGCGGGATTGAACATCGTCAGGCAGGTGCGCAGCCCCTTTTTTTCGAACCACCAGCGCATCGTTTTGATGGCGTCCTCCGGCCCCTGCTCGGCGGTGTAGGTGATGCAGTTGATCATGTGATCGGAGGGCTTGCCGAGCTCGAGCAGATTGTCCACCCCCTCGACAATGGCGTCGATGAAGTGCGCATTGCCGCCGCGGTGCAGCCGGGCGTAAACCTCCGGCGTAATGGAATCGACATGCACCGAAACGAAGCCGCCCTCGCTCACCTCGTGCACGCGGGCCGCGACCTCCTTGTTCTTCAGCGGGAGCCCACTCGTCCAGACGTTGTTGATGAGCCCCAGCGACCGGGCATACTGCATCAGCTCGTACCAATCCGGACGGACGAGCGGATCACCGCCCAGCCAGTCGATGGCGCGAATTTCCAGCGCCGCCGCATCGCGAAGCAGGCCGCGTATTTCATCCGAGGTGAGGCCATGATGCTCGCGGGGAGTCGAACCGGCGTAACAGAAGATGCACCCCTGCTGGCAGGCATCGGTGGTCTCGATTTGCAGCGCGTAAAGCCGCTTCTTTGCAAAATACCGTTTCTGTTCATCCTCTCGCCCGGCAGCCATCCCGCCATACCGTTTCAAGTGATCGTTGATGCAAGCCGCCACAGTCTTGTCCTCCACGAAGATTCTGTTTGATGCTGTAATAACCTTAAATCGAACAGGTCGTTAAAAGTGAAAAAGGTTCCTTCGAGCAGGGTTTGCGAATATGCCCCCTGCTGAAAATTCACGCGGTTTTTTTGATGAAAAAACAACAATT
Protein-coding sequences here:
- a CDS encoding ferrous iron transport protein A; this translates as MKLSELKKGQSARIVAMPSSGGLRKRLAEMGMLVGEVVRIEGVAPLGDPVEMTVRCYRLSLRKSDIENITVEEVR
- a CDS encoding ferrous iron transport protein A; the encoded protein is MAPLGMLGKGEVGEIVNLRAGGGCEHGHGRHHHAHGRENGKRLAEMGFSVGQTIEIIENSPGMPLLVRVHDSRVAIDRGVAMRIMVRRVAS
- a CDS encoding transporter, translated to MNLSFSKVFSLALAGMLCSVPTFAAMPLETDDTGTQGAGKFQIEAGMEYARDRESADGVSMREKGWELATTLSYGLSDTIDLVAGVPLSWSKVWENGVAVADENGIGDLSLQLKWRFFESADQRTSLALKPGISLPTGDEAKGLGNGRVCGDVTLIATHTLEHGALHLNLGYEYNDYAIDEDRAVNRKSVWRASLAGEVEVAERLMAVADIGVETNEERDADNHPAYLLGGLIYSVSKDVDLDFGVRGGLNDAETDTAWLAGITMRF
- a CDS encoding peroxiredoxin, which produces MSPQFDDDLYYDISMPLLGDDFPELKVQTTHGPMNIPGDLKGSWFVLFSHPADYTPVCTTEFVAFQQRAEEFEKIGCKLIGMSVDQVFSHIKWVEWIKENLDVEITFPVVAANDRIANQLGMLHPGKGANTVRAVFVGDPEGKVRLVLYYPQEIGRNIDEIVRAVKALQISDREKVAMPADWPNNSLIKNRVIVPPATNVKDAKKRKDQYDCYDWWFCHKPLDK
- a CDS encoding methyltransferase domain-containing protein; the encoded protein is MAKHKLDVTIGNVSEVYDGAGGILWEMLMGEQIHVGAESETDVLANKAGVTEQTHLLDVCSALGGPARYLARNYGCRVTGLDATRRMDEEANRRTKAEGLSDKINYVLGNALDMPFPAGTFDVVWGQDAWCYITDKQRLIEECARVLKPGGVLAFTDWLESGPMTEEEVMALNTFMVFPYMETLDGYAALTEQAGLTVVEKEDLTPDFATYVQGYLDMVQNDFRQAIIDNYGKEMYDAVEQGITLWRDASAAGKVGRGRLIARK
- a CDS encoding radical SAM protein, which gives rise to MEDKTVAACINDHLKRYGGMAAGREDEQKRYFAKKRLYALQIETTDACQQGCIFCYAGSTPREHHGLTSDEIRGLLRDAAALEIRAIDWLGGDPLVRPDWYELMQYARSLGLINNVWTSGLPLKNKEVAARVHEVSEGGFVSVHVDSITPEVYARLHRGGNAHFIDAIVEGVDNLLELGKPSDHMINCITYTAEQGPEDAIKTMRWWFEKKGLRTCLTMFNPAGMGAEWRAFEPGLDEVQRVYTERDRINYGDDNISIAAMDTDKYYCGTMATVTFNGDVTPCSVIREGIANIRETPFREIIARHLDTLVHAELHDVQNLPTPCNDCVNNAHCWGCRASAYYYSGDADGLDPKCWLIRTVQTQA